Proteins from a genomic interval of Treponema brennaborense DSM 12168:
- the aepY gene encoding phosphonopyruvate decarboxylase has protein sequence MIKPELFYNMLIRNGTDFFTGVPDSLLKSFCAYLTDNTPDSKHIIAANEGCAAAIASGYHFATGKIPLVYMQNSGIGNAVNPLLSLADPDVYSVPLILVIGWRGEPGVHDEPQHVKQGKVTCDLFDAMKIPYTILSPDTDENKLEADFTSAYDYIGTQSAPYAFVVRKDSFEEYKLKNNTAVNAEMKREEAIERIMLSASERTVFVSTTGMASRELYELREKHHFDHSRDFLTVGSMGHASQIALSLAMQAEPRRPVYCIDGDGASIMQMGGMATIGTRNPANLCHFVLNNGAHDSVGGQPTVGLQIKLSDIARSCGYKKTYDIATAKELDTALAEIEEKQRNGKEELTFVEIKVCKGARKDLGRPKSTPQQNKTVFMEFLKK, from the coding sequence ATGATCAAACCGGAACTATTTTATAATATGCTGATTCGGAACGGAACGGATTTTTTTACCGGCGTTCCCGATTCATTGCTGAAATCGTTTTGCGCCTACCTAACGGATAACACACCGGATTCAAAGCACATAATCGCTGCAAACGAAGGATGCGCAGCGGCAATTGCCTCCGGGTATCATTTTGCAACAGGGAAAATTCCGCTCGTATATATGCAGAATTCCGGAATAGGCAACGCCGTAAATCCGTTGCTTTCCCTTGCCGATCCGGATGTATATTCGGTACCGCTGATTCTCGTCATAGGCTGGCGGGGAGAACCGGGCGTTCATGACGAACCGCAGCATGTCAAACAAGGCAAAGTAACGTGTGATTTATTCGATGCAATGAAGATTCCCTACACGATTCTCTCACCGGATACGGATGAAAATAAACTGGAAGCGGATTTCACCAGTGCATATGATTATATCGGCACACAAAGCGCACCTTATGCATTCGTAGTGCGTAAAGATTCATTTGAAGAATATAAACTCAAGAACAACACGGCTGTAAACGCAGAAATGAAACGGGAAGAAGCTATCGAACGGATTATGCTTTCTGCATCAGAGCGGACAGTTTTCGTCTCTACAACCGGAATGGCCAGCCGGGAATTGTACGAGTTACGGGAAAAACATCATTTCGATCACAGTCGTGATTTTTTGACCGTCGGGTCAATGGGACACGCGTCCCAGATCGCATTATCCCTTGCCATGCAGGCGGAACCGCGGCGTCCCGTGTACTGCATAGACGGCGACGGAGCTTCCATAATGCAGATGGGAGGAATGGCGACGATAGGAACCCGAAACCCGGCAAATTTATGCCATTTCGTATTGAACAACGGAGCACACGATTCAGTCGGAGGCCAACCGACAGTCGGATTGCAGATAAAGCTTTCGGATATCGCACGTTCCTGCGGTTATAAAAAAACATATGATATCGCAACGGCAAAAGAACTCGACACGGCGCTTGCGGAAATAGAAGAAAAGCAACGGAATGGAAAAGAGGAACTGACCTTTGTGGAAATAAAAGTATGCAAAGGGGCCCGCAAGGATCTGGGCAGACCGAAGTCTACACCGCAACAAAACAAGACAGTGTTTATGGAATTTTTAAAGAAATAA